Proteins found in one Balneola sp. genomic segment:
- a CDS encoding NAD(P)(+) transhydrogenase (Re/Si-specific) subunit beta, whose protein sequence is MSQLLPEAIAAWLPDSIQLLYLVATAFFIRGLKLLNSPATARKGNQLAATGMLIGVVVTLFDQEIISFELIIIGVIIGSLIGVLLAKKVAMTAMPELVAVFNGFGGAASALVAWGEFARTTDISAFDTTSLVTIGLSIFIGAVTFTGSFIAFGKLKGFISGNAITFPGLNVINIASMLGVLVLIGVFTFDASNTTIFWVIIGVSLLIGITSVIPIGGADMPVVISLLNSYSGIAASMAGFVLGNNLLIVSGALVGAAGLILTNIMCKAMNRSLANVIFGSFGGDGGATGGGGAGGDKSVNETSAEDLAIQIAYAGKVVIVPGYGLAVAQAQHIIKEVATKLESKGVQVKYGIHPVAGRMPGHMNVLLAEADVPYDLLYDMDQINPEFNTTDVVLIIGANDVVNPMAKTSPGSPIYGMPILNVDEAKRTVVFKRSLSVGYAGIDNPLFYEQKNQMFFGDAKKSLQALNEALNEV, encoded by the coding sequence ATTAGTCAACTCTTACCTGAAGCCATTGCAGCCTGGCTTCCCGACTCCATTCAACTTCTTTACCTGGTTGCCACTGCTTTTTTTATTCGAGGACTGAAGCTTCTCAATTCCCCGGCAACAGCCCGAAAAGGTAACCAACTTGCAGCCACGGGGATGCTAATTGGAGTAGTTGTCACTTTATTTGATCAGGAAATCATCTCTTTTGAACTCATCATTATTGGAGTCATCATTGGTAGCCTTATTGGTGTATTGCTTGCCAAAAAAGTAGCTATGACGGCAATGCCTGAGCTTGTAGCTGTATTCAATGGGTTTGGAGGTGCTGCTTCCGCTCTTGTGGCCTGGGGTGAATTTGCCAGAACCACCGATATTTCAGCTTTCGATACTACAAGCCTGGTAACTATTGGCCTAAGTATCTTTATTGGGGCAGTTACCTTTACTGGTAGTTTTATCGCATTTGGAAAGCTTAAGGGTTTCATTTCAGGAAATGCTATAACCTTCCCGGGGCTTAATGTAATTAACATTGCGTCGATGCTGGGAGTGTTAGTGTTAATAGGCGTATTTACTTTTGATGCTTCAAATACCACAATTTTCTGGGTAATCATTGGGGTATCCCTTTTGATCGGTATTACTTCCGTGATCCCAATCGGTGGAGCAGATATGCCAGTAGTAATCTCCTTACTTAATTCCTATTCAGGTATAGCTGCTTCGATGGCTGGCTTTGTGCTCGGCAACAACCTGCTTATAGTTTCCGGAGCGTTGGTTGGTGCTGCTGGACTCATCCTAACCAATATTATGTGTAAGGCAATGAACCGCTCTTTAGCCAATGTGATTTTTGGATCATTCGGAGGTGATGGTGGAGCTACCGGTGGAGGCGGAGCTGGCGGTGATAAATCAGTGAACGAAACTTCTGCAGAGGACCTGGCCATTCAAATCGCTTATGCGGGTAAAGTAGTTATAGTACCTGGCTATGGTTTAGCAGTAGCCCAGGCACAACATATTATAAAAGAAGTAGCCACAAAACTTGAATCGAAAGGTGTTCAGGTTAAATATGGAATTCATCCTGTGGCGGGAAGAATGCCTGGTCATATGAATGTACTTCTCGCAGAGGCAGACGTCCCTTATGACTTATTATATGACATGGATCAAATTAACCCTGAATTTAACACTACCGATGTAGTACTCATTATCGGTGCGAATGACGTTGTAAATCCAATGGCCAAAACATCCCCCGGAAGCCCCATTTATGGCATGCCTATTCTCAATGTTGATGAAGCAAAAAGAACGGTGGTATTTAAGCGTAGCCTAAGTGTGGGTTATGCCGGTATTGATAATCCACTTTTCTATGAACAAAAAAATCAGATGTTTTTTGGGGACGCGAAAAAGAGTCTTCAGGCGTTGAACGAAGCGTTAAATGAGGTATAA
- a CDS encoding NAD(P) transhydrogenase subunit alpha has product MSALIFSLFIFVLACFIGFELISKVPPTLHTPLMSGANAISGITIVGALIVAGSLGEELGKWIGFAAIILATINVVGGFMVTDRMLEMFKKKEDDK; this is encoded by the coding sequence ATGTCTGCCTTAATTTTTTCTCTCTTTATTTTCGTGCTCGCCTGCTTTATTGGCTTTGAGCTAATTTCGAAAGTTCCTCCTACCCTTCATACTCCATTAATGAGTGGAGCTAATGCAATTTCAGGTATCACCATTGTGGGTGCTTTAATTGTAGCAGGATCTTTGGGTGAAGAACTTGGCAAGTGGATCGGTTTTGCAGCCATCATACTAGCCACAATTAATGTGGTTGGGGGATTTATGGTGACCGATCGTATGTTGGAGATGTTTAAGAAAAAGGAGGATGACAAATGA
- a CDS encoding Re/Si-specific NAD(P)(+) transhydrogenase subunit alpha, protein MIIAVLKETAEYERRVALTPDVVSQLVKKELEVWVEKDAGVSANFPDAHYTEAGAKIVESRSDILSDSDIILAVQTPSTEDLKTIKSNTTLVCFLWALQHPDLVELLKSQSISALGMDAIPRISRAQNMDALSSMSSIAGYKASLIAADTLDKYFPMMMTAAGTIPPSKALILGAGVAGLQAIATCRKLGAVVEAYDVRPVVKEQVESLGAKFVEIPLEEENTETKGGYAKELSKDSQERQKQVIHEHVKKSDIVITTALIPGRPAPLLVTKEMVSDMKPGSVIVDLAAENGGNCELTEAGKTVNADGVNIVGPVNLPSQLSNHASMLYAKNMLNLLNLLIKEGAADFNFEDEILLNTTITHQGELISPSIKNN, encoded by the coding sequence TTGATCATTGCAGTTTTAAAAGAAACCGCAGAATACGAACGCAGAGTTGCACTTACCCCGGATGTAGTCTCACAGTTAGTTAAGAAAGAACTAGAGGTATGGGTCGAGAAAGACGCCGGAGTAAGCGCAAATTTTCCGGATGCACATTACACTGAAGCAGGGGCCAAAATTGTCGAAAGCCGATCTGATATCCTTTCTGATTCGGATATTATTCTCGCTGTTCAAACACCTTCAACAGAGGATTTAAAGACTATTAAATCAAATACCACCCTTGTATGCTTCCTCTGGGCCTTACAACACCCTGACCTTGTAGAGCTATTAAAAAGTCAATCTATTTCTGCTCTTGGTATGGATGCAATCCCGAGAATATCTAGGGCACAAAACATGGACGCCCTTTCATCTATGAGCTCAATTGCCGGTTACAAGGCCTCTCTAATTGCCGCAGATACTCTCGATAAATATTTCCCGATGATGATGACTGCGGCAGGCACTATTCCTCCTTCGAAAGCCCTGATTCTAGGCGCAGGTGTTGCAGGATTGCAAGCCATTGCTACCTGCAGAAAGTTAGGAGCTGTTGTTGAAGCCTACGATGTTCGCCCTGTTGTTAAGGAACAAGTAGAAAGCCTGGGTGCTAAATTTGTTGAGATTCCTTTGGAAGAAGAGAATACCGAAACCAAAGGTGGTTATGCAAAAGAACTATCCAAAGATAGCCAAGAACGACAAAAACAGGTTATCCATGAGCATGTTAAGAAATCAGATATTGTGATTACAACTGCTCTGATTCCTGGCCGACCAGCACCACTACTTGTTACTAAGGAAATGGTTAGCGACATGAAACCTGGCTCTGTTATTGTCGATCTTGCTGCAGAAAATGGTGGAAATTGTGAGCTTACCGAAGCTGGAAAAACGGTTAATGCAGATGGCGTAAATATCGTAGGTCCTGTTAACCTGCCAAGTCAGCTATCTAACCATGCAAGTATGTTGTATGCTAAAAACATGCTGAATCTCCTTAACCTTCTCATTAAAGAGGGAGCAGCAGATTTTAACTTTGAAGACGAAATCCTACTTAATACCACGATTACTCATCAGGGTGAGCTCATCTCCCCTTCAATTAAGAATAACTGA
- the trxB gene encoding thioredoxin-disulfide reductase, translating to MEDIAGKTFKVVIVGSGPAGLTAALYAARADLNPIVFEGPEPGGQLMTTTDVENFPGYPDGVMGPQMMQDFREQASKFGADCRYGYVTNIEFGERPYKLTVDEKTEIYADTIIISTGASAMWLGIESETRLRGKGVSACATCDGAFFRNQHVIIVGGGDTAMEEATFLTKFASKVTVVHRREELRASKAMQARAFANEKIEFMWNSELEEVLGDQVVEGAKVKNNQTGESTVLEDVTGVFVAIGHKPNTDLFKGVLTMDDVGYIQTKGQSTKTDLPGIFACGDAMDSFYRQAVTAAGTGCKAALDAEHYLSNELTA from the coding sequence ATGGAAGATATTGCAGGAAAAACATTTAAAGTAGTTATTGTTGGAAGCGGCCCTGCCGGGCTAACCGCAGCACTTTATGCAGCAAGAGCGGATTTAAACCCAATTGTATTTGAGGGGCCGGAACCAGGAGGTCAGCTTATGACCACCACAGATGTAGAAAATTTCCCTGGGTACCCTGATGGGGTAATGGGTCCTCAAATGATGCAGGATTTCAGGGAACAAGCATCTAAATTTGGTGCCGATTGCAGGTACGGATATGTGACCAACATTGAGTTTGGGGAGCGCCCGTACAAGCTTACTGTTGATGAGAAAACCGAGATCTATGCTGACACCATTATTATTTCCACCGGTGCTTCTGCTATGTGGCTTGGTATTGAAAGCGAAACCCGTTTAAGAGGTAAAGGTGTGTCAGCTTGTGCTACTTGTGATGGTGCCTTCTTCAGAAACCAGCATGTGATTATTGTTGGTGGTGGAGACACGGCTATGGAAGAGGCTACTTTCCTTACCAAATTTGCAAGCAAAGTAACGGTTGTTCACCGAAGAGAGGAATTAAGAGCATCTAAAGCAATGCAGGCTCGAGCTTTTGCCAACGAGAAAATCGAATTCATGTGGAATAGCGAACTCGAAGAAGTGTTAGGTGACCAGGTGGTTGAAGGAGCAAAGGTAAAAAACAACCAAACTGGAGAGTCTACGGTACTTGAAGACGTGACAGGAGTATTTGTGGCCATTGGGCACAAGCCTAATACCGATTTGTTTAAAGGTGTGCTCACTATGGATGATGTTGGCTATATCCAAACAAAAGGGCAATCTACAAAAACAGATTTACCCGGAATTTTTGCATGTGGTGATGCGATGGATTCTTTTTACAGACAGGCAGTTACCGCAGCTGGAACTGGTTGTAAGGCGGCGCTGGATGCAGAGCATTATCTAAGTAATGAACTCACTGCTTAA
- a CDS encoding DUF4342 domain-containing protein — protein sequence MNKDEAKSKAKRIYEEVQGGVNEVISSIREFIKEGSARRLIIKNKNGEVVFQTQLAFGVGGAALVGAMAPVISAIGMFAMFINDYQILVEREVEDDEDEFSVDAEIIEITEEEEESTEAAAEEEEADEPEEKTVGKKKKK from the coding sequence ATGAATAAAGACGAGGCAAAATCAAAAGCGAAACGCATCTATGAAGAAGTTCAGGGTGGGGTAAATGAAGTGATTTCTTCAATCAGGGAATTTATCAAGGAAGGCAGCGCCCGGCGATTAATCATCAAGAATAAAAATGGAGAAGTGGTTTTTCAGACTCAATTGGCATTTGGCGTAGGCGGTGCTGCATTAGTTGGGGCAATGGCCCCGGTAATTTCTGCAATAGGGATGTTCGCAATGTTTATCAACGATTACCAGATACTGGTTGAGAGAGAAGTAGAAGATGATGAGGACGAATTTTCAGTTGATGCCGAGATCATCGAAATTACAGAAGAGGAAGAAGAATCAACTGAAGCTGCTGCTGAAGAAGAAGAGGCTGATGAGCCTGAAGAAAAAACAGTAGGCAAGAAAAAGAAGAAGTAA
- a CDS encoding XRE family transcriptional regulator, translated as MNSSEFKPIYSLKIARMIINLTQYRLSKLSSISQVTISKIENGIVRPRDKTILKIEKIVGPVDWERTFSEGFIQRRKVNHEL; from the coding sequence ATGAATTCATCCGAGTTTAAACCAATTTACTCACTGAAAATCGCTCGAATGATTATCAACTTGACACAATATCGATTATCAAAACTCAGTTCGATATCTCAAGTCACGATATCAAAAATTGAGAATGGGATAGTTAGACCACGAGATAAAACTATTCTAAAAATAGAGAAGATTGTTGGCCCTGTAGATTGGGAGAGAACTTTTAGCGAAGGATTCATTCAAAGACGCAAGGTAAATCATGAGCTATAG
- a CDS encoding transcriptional regulator — MPQRCRVCTHPRRKEIEKLIVSGQPYTQISREYGMSDDSVSYHAQNHLTAKLIKVAQEDEHNHITDILSGVNDILKRLERIFEEADRKDQKRLALDAIKELRTTYEFLAKVEVKKAELNRDKKEQGSRFIEEQITNGFMALSDNELHAFTQLVGKIYSADPDYELDPVGKLVVDQYKPVDLLKRSKPDRKIRMKRKRNKTPLEERSTPQTSDDSLSLDWDDLELDEFDTIPSIETDPRWLQEDINKGIR, encoded by the coding sequence ATGCCACAAAGATGCAGAGTTTGTACCCACCCCAGAAGAAAAGAAATTGAAAAGCTGATTGTATCAGGTCAACCATATACCCAGATATCCAGAGAGTATGGGATGTCAGATGACTCAGTAAGTTATCACGCCCAAAACCATCTGACTGCAAAGCTGATTAAAGTTGCACAAGAAGATGAGCATAACCATATAACTGATATCTTGTCTGGAGTAAATGATATTCTTAAAAGACTAGAAAGAATCTTTGAGGAGGCTGACCGAAAAGACCAGAAGAGACTTGCTTTAGATGCCATAAAAGAATTGCGTACTACTTATGAATTCCTGGCAAAAGTAGAGGTCAAGAAAGCTGAACTTAATCGAGACAAGAAAGAACAAGGTAGTAGATTTATAGAAGAACAAATCACCAATGGGTTTATGGCACTTTCTGATAACGAACTACATGCCTTTACCCAGTTGGTTGGTAAGATTTATTCAGCTGACCCTGACTATGAACTAGACCCCGTTGGCAAATTAGTGGTAGACCAGTATAAGCCCGTTGATTTGCTCAAGAGAAGTAAACCAGATAGGAAGATTAGAATGAAGCGAAAGAGAAACAAAACACCTTTGGAAGAGCGGAGTACTCCTCAAACCTCAGATGATAGTTTATCTCTGGATTGGGATGATCTGGAATTGGATGAATTTGATACTATTCCAAGTATAGAAACTGATCCCCGCTGGTTACAGGAAGACATCAACAAAGGAATTAGGTAA
- a CDS encoding resolvase, which produces MQQYIGYYRVSTRGQGKSGLGLEAQRTAVRNFLKGKQATEIDSFTEVESGKKFDRPILRQAIDKCKQTGSKLLVAKLDRLSRNAKFLFTLKDELEDAGIGFTIADMPEANTLVLGFMASLAQYEAELISTRTKEGLTEAKRKGKKIGSPQNLTKEARQKALSTIRDKARSDVDTRKAFHFIQPRREQGWSYAKIASALNKEGYRTRNNKLFFPSQTRRVFMRYLDVNNYTLIKSTNE; this is translated from the coding sequence ATGCAACAGTATATCGGGTATTACAGGGTAAGCACAAGAGGACAGGGTAAATCGGGATTAGGATTGGAAGCACAACGGACAGCTGTTCGTAATTTTTTAAAAGGCAAGCAGGCAACGGAGATTGATTCATTTACAGAAGTGGAGTCTGGTAAAAAATTTGATCGTCCAATACTTAGGCAGGCAATTGATAAGTGCAAGCAAACAGGTTCGAAATTACTAGTAGCGAAACTGGACAGGCTAAGCAGGAATGCGAAGTTTCTATTTACATTGAAGGACGAACTGGAAGATGCAGGCATTGGATTTACCATAGCTGACATGCCTGAAGCGAATACATTGGTACTTGGATTTATGGCTTCACTAGCACAATATGAAGCTGAGTTAATTTCTACGCGAACGAAGGAAGGACTAACGGAGGCAAAGCGGAAAGGTAAAAAGATTGGCTCCCCGCAAAATCTAACCAAAGAAGCTCGTCAGAAGGCACTATCGACTATCAGAGACAAAGCAAGAAGCGATGTTGATACACGTAAAGCATTCCATTTCATTCAACCACGACGCGAGCAAGGTTGGTCGTATGCTAAGATAGCTTCCGCTCTCAACAAAGAGGGTTACAGAACAAGAAATAATAAATTATTTTTTCCATCTCAAACTAGGAGGGTATTTATGCGGTATTTAGACGTTAATAATTATACACTTATAAAAAGTACTAATGAATAA
- a CDS encoding ImmA/IrrE family metallo-endopeptidase, with protein MAGSGSNQSYKRVNPKMVELAREARELTQTKLASLLNVSQGMVSKIEQGLNSVDDDILRKLSRVLRYPESFFLQDHRIYVPGIGFDRNRKSLGVKKRNSIDAKINIQRMHVQNLLSAVELVSENIPRIDYLDGNLSPEEPEIVANAVRQYYKLPRGPIENLTKVLEDSGIFVIETDFDTDKQFGMTVQAPEVPAIIFLNKNLSPDRMRFTLAHELGHIIMHEMPSPESESQADRFASELLLPSDEIKKDLLNHGINRMYLQNLKDLKYKWGVSFQTLVKKALDLGIISAKQRQYFYVQMSRNGYSRNNEPDCGLEKEKPTLFNNLLKLYKSELDYSDIDLAKVMSLNKEEYQSLYSNEELRPRLRLIANSGRHAV; from the coding sequence ATGGCAGGCTCAGGATCAAATCAAAGCTACAAAAGGGTGAATCCCAAAATGGTCGAACTAGCGAGGGAGGCGCGTGAACTAACACAAACTAAACTAGCTAGTTTATTGAATGTATCACAAGGGATGGTTTCTAAAATCGAACAGGGTTTAAATTCTGTTGATGATGATATATTAAGGAAACTATCCCGAGTCTTACGTTACCCAGAATCTTTTTTCCTTCAGGATCATAGAATTTATGTTCCCGGAATAGGTTTTGACCGTAATCGTAAGTCGTTAGGGGTAAAAAAAAGAAATTCAATTGATGCTAAAATAAATATTCAGAGAATGCACGTGCAGAATCTGCTTAGTGCTGTTGAACTTGTATCTGAAAACATTCCTCGAATTGATTATTTAGATGGCAACCTTTCTCCAGAAGAACCAGAGATTGTTGCGAATGCAGTAAGACAATATTACAAGTTGCCACGTGGACCAATTGAGAATCTTACAAAAGTTCTTGAGGATTCAGGCATTTTTGTAATTGAAACAGACTTTGACACTGATAAGCAGTTTGGCATGACAGTTCAAGCACCTGAAGTACCAGCGATTATTTTCTTGAACAAGAATCTCTCTCCAGACAGAATGCGATTCACTTTGGCTCATGAATTGGGACATATAATTATGCATGAAATGCCTAGTCCTGAATCTGAATCACAAGCTGATCGATTTGCCTCGGAATTGTTACTCCCAAGTGACGAAATAAAAAAAGATCTGCTAAATCATGGAATAAATAGAATGTATTTGCAGAATCTTAAAGACTTGAAATATAAATGGGGAGTCTCATTTCAGACTTTAGTAAAAAAAGCATTGGACTTAGGGATTATTTCTGCCAAGCAACGACAGTATTTTTATGTACAAATGTCAAGAAATGGCTATTCAAGAAATAATGAGCCGGATTGTGGTTTGGAGAAAGAAAAACCAACTCTCTTTAATAATCTTCTAAAGCTTTATAAAAGTGAATTAGATTATTCCGATATAGATTTGGCAAAGGTTATGTCTCTCAACAAAGAGGAATATCAATCTTTATATAGTAATGAAGAATTACGGCCAAGATTGAGGCTGATTGCAAATAGTGGAAGGCATGCAGTTTAG
- a CDS encoding DNA/RNA non-specific endonuclease — MKRIILLLTVVVFLTQGISIAQNQVFLANAVDGNQIIHRTWYSLSYNEAYEQADWVAYELTATEVNGTTPRKDSFKGDFKITTGTAGYGDYANSGYDRGHLIPAADLKMSEESMSSSFYYSNISPQHRSFNRGIWRSLESIVRNWALTEERVYVITGPVLSKGIIESIGENEIGVPKYFYKVVYDPTDERKAIGFILENSDGNDLPITNYAVTVDSVESFTGLDFYHNLEDSLEEPFESTIDISLWEFNSTVSTTSNNGSAVNSRTSSNTQNRNVRSTSTAQCEYYNGRKIYTGPRGGKYYINSNGNKTYVSGDRRSRIVRRACN, encoded by the coding sequence ATGAAAAGAATCATTCTACTTTTAACAGTAGTGGTTTTCTTGACTCAAGGAATTTCAATAGCTCAGAATCAAGTATTTTTAGCCAATGCAGTAGATGGCAACCAAATAATTCACCGAACTTGGTATTCACTTTCTTATAACGAAGCTTACGAGCAAGCTGATTGGGTTGCGTATGAACTTACAGCTACAGAAGTAAATGGTACAACCCCACGAAAGGATTCTTTCAAAGGTGACTTTAAGATTACTACAGGTACTGCCGGATACGGAGACTATGCCAATTCAGGTTACGATCGCGGACATTTGATTCCAGCAGCTGATTTAAAAATGAGTGAAGAATCTATGTCTAGTTCATTTTATTACTCCAATATTTCACCACAACATCGATCATTCAATAGAGGGATTTGGAGGTCCCTTGAATCAATTGTTCGGAATTGGGCATTAACAGAAGAGAGGGTTTATGTTATAACAGGTCCAGTATTGAGTAAAGGTATCATTGAATCAATTGGTGAAAATGAGATTGGGGTTCCTAAATACTTTTATAAAGTAGTATATGATCCAACTGATGAAAGGAAAGCAATTGGGTTCATTTTAGAAAACTCTGACGGAAATGATCTACCAATAACCAACTATGCAGTGACTGTTGATTCAGTAGAATCTTTTACAGGATTGGACTTTTATCATAATCTTGAAGACTCATTAGAAGAACCATTTGAGTCAACTATAGATATAAGTTTATGGGAATTCAATAGTACAGTAAGTACAACTTCTAATAATGGTTCAGCTGTTAACTCAAGAACCAGTTCTAATACTCAAAATCGAAATGTCCGCAGTACTTCAACAGCCCAATGTGAGTATTATAATGGTAGGAAAATTTACACAGGGCCTCGAGGTGGGAAGTATTACATTAATTCAAATGGTAATAAAACTTATGTATCTGGTGATAGACGTTCAAGAATAGTAAGAAGGGCATGCAACTAA
- a CDS encoding recombinase family protein, with translation MENQSTPKVYSYIRISTGKQREGDGLRRQTEDIDYEKIAKSLDLPLDNELKLVDEGFSGFTGENRTKGALGYFETLINDGKIAEGSVLVIEMLDRLTRQALLEAVHLMTGILLKGVGIYTAADKQYYTKDTFDVGQLVLSAIILQTGHEESLKKTIRGRANWRVKREKSEKGEEKLSKICPLWLEPVTNKNGKTISFKIKKDIAAEVRMMFQLKLEGLGNKRIADRLTRNWPPSTIQRYIHDRRVLGEYQPHSKQSGKRKEIGNKIINYYPPIVEKELFEAVQEHILDWKERHGYHVGRNGSNGVHSNVFVKIVKCGECGSAMHYDNKGDTSKGGKYLRCYSAKRALKDENGNRICRARSVRYQDFFELFFKYIEEVDLSKFINDKDELKKQISENELKISAEKFRVRQLEDQVSNLIDTISTTRNKVVRNKLELKIEKIIEEQTDLSKVINNLNLELYSLRNESKKLKSSQKEITKAREYLETATSEEEKINRRKKLHQLIGNVVNGVEIYPRKEPYVRNMPIDEPGVIVHMESRYIKKFKVIFNTKERNNTIVTLKRYRVPIKEM, from the coding sequence ATGGAAAATCAAAGTACCCCAAAAGTTTACAGTTACATAAGAATTAGTACAGGTAAACAAAGAGAAGGTGATGGATTACGAAGGCAAACTGAAGATATCGATTATGAAAAAATCGCAAAGAGTTTGGATTTACCACTCGACAATGAGTTAAAATTAGTTGACGAAGGATTTTCAGGTTTTACAGGAGAAAATAGGACGAAAGGTGCTTTAGGTTATTTCGAGACCCTAATTAATGATGGAAAGATCGCAGAGGGTAGTGTTCTTGTAATAGAAATGCTAGATAGATTAACAAGGCAGGCACTATTAGAGGCTGTTCATCTAATGACAGGAATCTTACTTAAAGGAGTAGGTATATATACGGCAGCAGATAAGCAGTATTACACAAAAGATACATTTGATGTTGGACAGCTTGTTCTATCTGCGATAATACTTCAAACTGGTCACGAGGAGTCGTTAAAGAAAACAATTAGAGGAAGGGCTAACTGGCGAGTAAAAAGAGAAAAATCAGAAAAAGGTGAGGAAAAGCTAAGTAAAATCTGCCCATTATGGCTTGAGCCTGTTACAAACAAAAATGGTAAAACGATATCCTTTAAAATTAAAAAAGATATTGCTGCTGAAGTACGTATGATGTTCCAATTAAAGCTTGAAGGACTTGGAAATAAGCGAATAGCTGATAGATTGACTCGCAATTGGCCACCTTCCACTATACAAAGATACATTCATGATAGAAGAGTGTTGGGTGAATATCAGCCACACTCTAAGCAAAGTGGTAAACGCAAAGAAATCGGAAATAAAATAATTAATTATTACCCACCGATTGTTGAAAAGGAATTATTTGAAGCAGTACAGGAGCATATTTTAGATTGGAAAGAAAGACATGGATACCATGTTGGAAGAAATGGATCTAATGGGGTACATAGCAATGTGTTTGTGAAAATTGTCAAATGTGGAGAATGTGGTTCAGCTATGCATTATGATAATAAAGGTGATACTTCAAAAGGAGGTAAGTATCTAAGGTGCTACAGTGCAAAACGTGCATTAAAGGATGAGAATGGGAACCGTATTTGTCGGGCAAGGAGTGTTAGATATCAAGATTTCTTTGAACTCTTCTTCAAATACATAGAAGAGGTGGATTTAAGTAAATTCATTAATGATAAAGATGAGCTGAAGAAGCAGATTTCAGAAAATGAGCTAAAAATATCAGCTGAAAAATTTCGGGTAAGACAATTAGAAGATCAGGTGTCTAATTTAATTGATACAATTTCTACAACTCGTAATAAAGTGGTACGAAATAAGCTTGAACTAAAAATTGAAAAAATTATAGAAGAGCAGACTGATCTATCCAAAGTAATAAATAATCTGAATCTTGAATTGTATTCATTAAGAAATGAATCGAAAAAACTTAAATCCTCTCAAAAAGAAATAACCAAAGCGAGGGAATATTTAGAAACAGCTACATCAGAAGAAGAAAAAATAAATAGAAGAAAAAAACTTCATCAGCTAATAGGTAACGTTGTTAATGGAGTAGAGATTTATCCCCGAAAAGAGCCATATGTTAGAAATATGCCAATTGATGAACCAGGAGTAATAGTACATATGGAGAGTCGTTATATCAAGAAGTTTAAAGTTATTTTCAACACTAAAGAGAGAAATAATACGATCGTTACTCTTAAGAGATATAGAGTTCCAATTAAGGAAATGTAA
- a CDS encoding four helix bundle protein, whose protein sequence is MNVVEMLPKSYAGVHFAKQLVRCGTAPAFHHAEAQSAESRKDFIHKMKLALKELRETYINLKIIHEKPLLDDEKVKKGIEETNQLISIFVKSIQTARRNS, encoded by the coding sequence ATGAACGTGGTAGAAATGCTTCCAAAAAGTTATGCAGGAGTTCATTTTGCTAAGCAGTTAGTAAGGTGTGGAACTGCTCCGGCTTTTCATCATGCTGAAGCACAAAGTGCAGAATCAAGGAAGGACTTTATACATAAAATGAAATTGGCTCTTAAAGAGCTTCGTGAGACATATATAAATCTCAAGATAATTCATGAAAAGCCACTTCTCGATGATGAAAAGGTTAAAAAAGGAATCGAAGAGACAAATCAATTGATTTCGATCTTTGTCAAAAGCATTCAAACGGCTCGAAGGAATAGCTGA